The following proteins come from a genomic window of Candidatus Thermoplasmatota archaeon:
- a CDS encoding pyridoxal-phosphate dependent enzyme, producing the protein MFQPAGDTLFTRVRNLESALGFKRLFLKFEGSNPTGTQKDRIAQMHYEDAHEKGFDTITLATCGNFGAAIAYACSKNGIRPAIFVPSDYHAVRVAEMEKLGAHITRVPGDYEDAVAASREAARREGWYDANPGGADQWSIARRGYGMIAREIVDALGRMPDTVAVSVGNGTTLAGVFQGFKEVMGERGLDRVPRMVAASTPRGNPVIKSFKQGSRVCLDLKPAEIRETEVNEPLTNWHSFDGDRALEALHESRGFAEYVSDAEMRRVTMMIRNVEGINVLTASTAAVAALARVATTHDLGDCHVAVLTGRRVPARRPEQPLAKAARPAEAPPS; encoded by the coding sequence ATGTTCCAACCCGCCGGGGACACCCTCTTCACGAGGGTGCGGAACCTCGAGTCCGCGCTCGGCTTCAAGCGCCTTTTCCTCAAATTCGAAGGCTCGAACCCCACGGGCACGCAGAAGGACCGCATCGCGCAGATGCACTACGAGGACGCGCACGAGAAGGGCTTCGACACCATCACGCTCGCGACGTGCGGCAACTTCGGCGCGGCGATCGCGTACGCGTGCTCGAAGAACGGCATCCGGCCCGCGATCTTCGTCCCGAGCGACTACCACGCGGTGCGCGTCGCGGAGATGGAGAAGCTCGGCGCGCACATCACGCGCGTGCCCGGCGACTACGAGGACGCGGTCGCCGCAAGCCGCGAAGCCGCGCGCCGCGAAGGGTGGTACGACGCGAATCCCGGCGGCGCCGACCAATGGTCGATCGCGCGCCGGGGCTACGGGATGATCGCGCGCGAAATCGTGGACGCCCTTGGACGCATGCCCGACACCGTCGCCGTCTCCGTCGGGAACGGCACGACGCTCGCGGGCGTGTTCCAGGGCTTCAAGGAGGTGATGGGGGAACGCGGCTTGGATCGCGTTCCCAGAATGGTGGCGGCTTCGACGCCGCGCGGCAACCCCGTCATCAAATCGTTCAAGCAGGGCTCGCGGGTCTGCCTCGACCTCAAGCCCGCGGAGATCCGCGAAACCGAGGTCAACGAGCCTCTCACCAACTGGCATTCCTTCGACGGCGACCGCGCGCTCGAGGCGCTCCACGAATCGCGCGGCTTCGCCGAGTACGTCTCCGACGCGGAGATGCGACGCGTCACGATGATGATCCGCAACGTCGAGGGCATCAACGTCCTCACCGCGAGCACGGCGGCCGTCGCCGCCCTTGCGCGCGTCGCGACGACGCACGACCTCGGCGACTGCCACGTCGCGGTCCTCACGGGCCGCCGCGTCCCGGCGCGCCGCCCCGAGCAGCCCCTTGCGAAGGCGGCGCGCCCCGCGGAGGCGCCGCCGTCGTGA
- a CDS encoding GNAT family N-acetyltransferase, giving the protein MALERACYPPEVAYDVEDYRYALERARSVNLKLVEKGELIGFVGAFVHGGWKVGTIYTVNVHPEARGRGLGKRLLATIERRLAREGCLRVVLQVHVDNRAAIALYEGAGYERLRLLRNYYQVYDPPHAYLYGKPIPE; this is encoded by the coding sequence CTGGCCCTCGAGCGGGCATGCTACCCGCCAGAAGTCGCCTACGACGTCGAGGATTACCGGTACGCGCTCGAGCGCGCGCGAAGCGTCAACCTGAAGCTTGTCGAGAAAGGCGAGCTCATCGGCTTTGTGGGGGCCTTCGTCCACGGCGGGTGGAAAGTCGGAACCATCTACACGGTGAACGTCCACCCCGAAGCCCGCGGGCGCGGCCTCGGAAAGCGTCTCCTCGCGACCATCGAGCGGCGCCTTGCGCGGGAAGGATGCCTCCGCGTGGTCCTCCAGGTGCATGTCGACAACAGGGCGGCGATCGCGCTTTACGAGGGCGCCGGGTACGAGCGGCTCCGTCTCCTGAGGAACTATTACCAGGTCTACGATCCGCCCCACGCCTATCTCTACGGGAAACCCATTCCGGAATGA
- a CDS encoding archaellin/type IV pilin N-terminal domain-containing protein: MKANAASRKIANDRAEVGVGTLIVFIAMVLVAAVAAAVLIGTSGQLQQRASLTGKQATNEVSSNVQIVGIYGTRNSTSADIYRLKYNVELAAGAPPSDLSKLVVRYSDGVNVRHYSVDTAPLFTLTWLRGGDGSNVISHGDLVEVTFDTPTALAPRKAIQVVLLPEVGAQVYGDFTTPPTYANNLNVDLR, encoded by the coding sequence ATGAAAGCGAACGCCGCTTCCCGTAAGATCGCCAACGACCGCGCCGAGGTCGGCGTCGGTACGCTGATCGTCTTCATCGCCATGGTGCTCGTGGCCGCTGTCGCCGCCGCCGTCCTGATCGGCACGTCTGGCCAACTGCAGCAGCGCGCGTCCCTCACGGGGAAGCAGGCGACGAACGAAGTCTCGTCGAACGTGCAGATCGTGGGTATCTACGGTACCCGCAACAGCACGTCGGCCGACATCTACCGCCTCAAGTACAACGTCGAACTCGCGGCGGGGGCGCCCCCGTCCGACCTTTCGAAGCTCGTCGTCCGATACTCGGACGGCGTGAACGTTCGGCACTACTCGGTCGACACCGCGCCGCTCTTCACGCTCACGTGGCTCCGCGGCGGCGACGGATCGAACGTCATCTCGCACGGCGACCTCGTCGAGGTCACCTTTGACACCCCGACGGCCCTTGCGCCGCGGAAGGCCATCCAGGTCGTCCTCCTCCCGGAGGTTGGCGCCCAGGTGTACGGCGACTTCACGACGCCGCCCACCTACGCGAACAACCTCAACGTCGACCTGCGCTGA
- a CDS encoding deoxyhypusine synthase family protein, translating to MARSKKIGKKDLLQTPINQIELEKVSTVADLLDNYKGMSFQARNLGTCLQVWENALTDPERPTIVLGIAGSLMAGGLRRVIRDMVRFNLVDVIVTTGAQPYQDLYAARGYNFWRSSPHADDLLLREFFLDRLYDTLVDEEKFRETDEYLAELVAKLEPRGHTTREIMKFFGEHFDDPDSWVVAAAKHDVPIFVPALNDSSIGIGMVGEYVKAKKAKRAYPWIDPIKDAYELSQIKFKSKKTGVVYLAGGIPKNYIQQTEVISELMGYDPGGHHYAVQLTTDAPHWGGLSGCTFEEAQSWGKIAKDAKKSQAYVDVTLGLPLLVGALIQKRASFAKRKRLQFVYKQDELAEIKQVAAKRS from the coding sequence ATGGCGCGCTCGAAAAAGATCGGCAAGAAGGACCTTCTCCAGACCCCCATCAACCAGATCGAGCTCGAGAAGGTCTCGACCGTCGCGGACCTCCTCGACAATTACAAGGGCATGTCGTTCCAGGCCCGCAACCTCGGCACGTGTCTCCAGGTTTGGGAAAACGCGCTCACGGACCCCGAGCGCCCCACGATCGTGCTCGGCATCGCCGGGTCGCTCATGGCGGGCGGCCTGCGCCGCGTCATCCGCGACATGGTGCGCTTCAACCTCGTCGACGTCATCGTCACGACGGGCGCGCAGCCCTACCAGGACCTGTACGCCGCGCGCGGCTACAACTTCTGGCGCTCGTCCCCCCACGCGGACGACCTGCTCCTGCGCGAATTCTTCCTCGACCGCCTCTACGATACCCTCGTGGACGAGGAGAAGTTCCGCGAGACGGACGAGTACCTTGCGGAGCTTGTCGCGAAGCTCGAGCCCCGCGGCCACACGACCCGCGAGATCATGAAGTTCTTCGGCGAGCACTTCGACGACCCGGACTCGTGGGTCGTCGCGGCCGCGAAGCACGACGTGCCCATCTTCGTCCCCGCGCTCAACGACTCCTCGATCGGCATCGGCATGGTCGGCGAGTACGTGAAGGCCAAGAAGGCGAAGCGCGCGTACCCGTGGATCGACCCGATCAAGGACGCGTACGAGCTTTCCCAGATCAAGTTCAAGAGCAAGAAGACGGGCGTCGTCTACCTCGCGGGCGGCATCCCGAAGAACTACATCCAGCAAACCGAGGTCATCTCGGAGCTCATGGGCTACGACCCGGGCGGCCACCACTACGCCGTGCAGCTCACGACCGACGCGCCCCACTGGGGCGGCCTCTCCGGCTGCACGTTCGAGGAAGCGCAGAGCTGGGGCAAGATCGCGAAGGATGCGAAGAAGAGCCAGGCCTACGTCGACGTCACGCTCGGCCTGCCGCTCCTCGTGGGCGCCCTCATCCAGAAGCGCGCCTCCTTCGCGAAGCGCAAGCGCCTCCAGTTCGTCTACAAGCAGGACGAGCTCGCGGAGATCAAGCAGGTTGCCGCGAAGCGAAGCTGA
- a CDS encoding type 1 glutamine amidotransferase, translating to MARTLPSTVSGHRGLVVLGGPQAAYDLDGAPWLRRELALVREALQTRTPFLGVCLGAQLAAVAAGGRAFKGPAPGIGFGEVRLSDEGRKDELFNVLPERFEAFHCHGDAYARPADAPNLAVSDAGLEQAARLGPFAWTVQFHLETTPAILRAMLERADLAAPGVEVDAVLAHAEVVEPVQRRLAHDLFDGWLDIGCID from the coding sequence GTGGCACGAACCCTCCCGAGCACCGTCTCGGGCCACCGCGGCCTCGTGGTGCTCGGCGGCCCGCAGGCCGCCTACGACCTCGACGGCGCCCCCTGGCTCCGTCGCGAGCTGGCCCTCGTCCGCGAAGCCCTGCAGACCCGCACCCCGTTTCTCGGCGTCTGCCTCGGCGCGCAGCTCGCGGCCGTCGCCGCCGGGGGCCGGGCGTTCAAGGGCCCCGCCCCGGGGATCGGCTTCGGCGAGGTGCGGCTCTCGGACGAAGGCCGGAAGGACGAGCTCTTCAACGTCCTCCCCGAGCGCTTCGAGGCCTTCCACTGCCACGGCGACGCTTACGCCCGGCCCGCGGACGCTCCGAACCTCGCCGTCTCGGACGCTGGCCTCGAGCAGGCCGCCCGCCTCGGCCCCTTCGCGTGGACGGTGCAGTTCCACTTGGAGACGACCCCCGCGATCCTCCGCGCCATGCTCGAGCGGGCGGACCTCGCCGCCCCCGGCGTCGAGGTGGACGCTGTCCTCGCCCACGCCGAGGTGGTCGAACCGGTTCAACGCCGCCTCGCCCACGACCTCTTCGACGGCTGGCTCGATATCGGCTGCATCGATTAA
- the cas4 gene encoding CRISPR-associated protein Cas4 has protein sequence MGYSAADIERYTYCPLSWYLAKSGHHGDDAVLSEGVRKHAEKGKDVARWRRIIAEHGEAFQTALYLALVAASAATLAIEVVFLEGFYANILMMLSLVWLLVSLGFLVHALRKQDEAEKFGRTAGFVAGELTYSDLDQPAATLRSGRYEVGGRPDYIVRDGPHYIPVEVKTGATPQKPHESHVLQCATYCLLVEETYGERPPHGIISYSTGHFTVPYTEEIRDKVLETILRMKLADLTGTAHRNHNRPGKCASCSRREACPERLA, from the coding sequence ATGGGGTACAGCGCGGCGGACATCGAACGCTACACGTACTGTCCCCTCTCGTGGTACCTCGCGAAGAGCGGCCATCACGGGGACGACGCGGTCCTCTCGGAAGGCGTGCGCAAGCACGCCGAGAAGGGCAAGGACGTCGCGCGCTGGCGACGCATCATCGCGGAGCACGGCGAGGCGTTCCAGACGGCCCTCTATCTCGCGCTCGTCGCCGCAAGCGCGGCGACGCTCGCGATCGAGGTCGTGTTCCTGGAAGGGTTCTACGCGAACATCCTGATGATGCTGTCCCTCGTGTGGCTCCTCGTGTCGCTCGGCTTCCTCGTGCACGCGCTCCGCAAGCAGGACGAGGCCGAGAAGTTCGGCCGCACCGCCGGATTCGTGGCGGGCGAGCTGACCTACAGCGACCTCGATCAACCCGCGGCGACCCTCCGGAGCGGCCGCTACGAGGTCGGCGGCCGGCCCGACTACATCGTGCGCGACGGGCCCCACTACATCCCCGTCGAGGTCAAGACCGGGGCCACGCCGCAGAAGCCGCACGAAAGCCACGTCCTCCAGTGCGCGACGTACTGCCTCCTCGTCGAGGAGACGTATGGGGAGCGTCCCCCCCACGGCATCATCTCCTACTCGACGGGCCATTTCACCGTGCCCTACACGGAGGAGATCCGGGACAAGGTCCTCGAGACGATCCTCCGCATGAAGCTCGCGGACCTCACGGGCACGGCGCACCGCAACCACAACCGGCCGGGCAAGTGCGCAAGCTGCAGCCGGCGCGAGGCGTGCCCTGAACGCCTCGCGTGA
- a CDS encoding DUF1611 domain-containing protein — MTAVPDPAATIPAIVLCDGKFAHADGKTAHGLVRHSELYDIQAVIDATLAGRDAGEVLDGRPCGIPIVADLESALAAARRAPKILILGVATDGGRIPPDYFPVLERAIRAKLDVMSGLHEELNDQPRLVALAKERGVTLTDVRRAPAKRDLHFFTGKIEEVTCPVIAVLGTDSAIGKRTTARLLVKRLNERGAKAVFVGTGQTGRMQGGRYGIILDSIINDFVTGEIEHAVHEAWKHEKPDIIVVEGQGALTHPAYPGGFEIIAGARVRGIVLQHAPGRKTLDGFPQYPMPDLGREIQLLELLSLSPVIAITLNHENLDKAGVEAWKARLAKEHGKPVTDPLWDGADALVEAVAQTYGIDVKR, encoded by the coding sequence GTGACCGCGGTGCCCGACCCGGCCGCGACGATCCCCGCGATCGTGCTCTGCGACGGCAAGTTCGCCCACGCCGACGGCAAGACCGCGCACGGCCTCGTGCGCCACAGCGAACTCTACGACATCCAGGCCGTGATCGACGCGACGCTCGCGGGCCGCGACGCGGGCGAGGTCCTTGATGGTCGCCCCTGCGGCATCCCGATCGTCGCGGACCTCGAATCCGCGCTGGCCGCCGCGCGCCGCGCGCCGAAGATCCTGATCCTCGGCGTCGCCACGGACGGCGGGCGCATCCCGCCCGACTACTTCCCCGTCCTCGAGCGCGCCATCCGCGCGAAGCTCGACGTCATGTCGGGCCTCCACGAGGAGCTGAACGACCAGCCGCGTCTCGTCGCCCTCGCGAAGGAGCGCGGCGTCACGCTCACGGACGTGCGGCGCGCGCCCGCCAAGCGCGACCTCCATTTCTTCACGGGCAAGATCGAGGAGGTCACGTGCCCCGTGATCGCGGTCCTCGGCACCGATTCGGCGATCGGCAAGCGCACGACGGCGCGCCTCCTCGTGAAGCGGCTGAACGAGCGCGGCGCGAAAGCCGTCTTCGTCGGCACGGGCCAGACGGGCCGCATGCAGGGCGGCCGCTACGGGATCATCCTCGACTCCATCATCAACGACTTCGTGACGGGCGAGATCGAGCACGCCGTGCACGAAGCGTGGAAGCACGAGAAGCCCGACATCATCGTGGTCGAAGGTCAGGGGGCGCTGACGCACCCTGCTTATCCGGGGGGGTTCGAGATCATTGCGGGGGCTCGGGTGCGGGGCATTGTGCTGCAACATGCTCCGGGGCGCAAGACGCTCGATGGGTTCCCGCAGTATCCGATGCCGGATCTGGGGCGGGAGATCCAGCTTCTCGAACTCCTGAGCCTGAGTCCCGTGATCGCGATCACGCTGAACCACGAGAATCTCGACAAAGCGGGCGTCGAGGCGTGGAAGGCGCGGCTCGCCAAAGAACATGGGAAGCCGGTCACCGATCCGCTGTGGGATGGGGCGGACGCGCTGGTGGAGGCGGTGGCGCAAACGTACGGGATCGACGTGAAGCGTTGA
- a CDS encoding sialidase family protein, translated as MRGKSLSIVLALVATSLLAGCIDLAKEPISTANVIDVGQVNTDRLFFHRGLSLSLSELDLPLVEALRNSTSLPFYTGQDGVEPTVGVTKDGTLFVSAGTFRNNNPLGLPWTLVMKSEDKGLTWKSTGPRLPNGDPNPPITFDPYVYVDPATDRVFTVDLYALACNWLSYSDDKGQSWITNPIACGDPLVVDHQTIVAGKPKITPVTPAYPNLLYICINHVYKSSCARSIDGGLSFHELPPAYSGVSPPAPGSGEQASFCGGLHGHVKTGPDGTVYLPRGYCGKVMVAVSETDGLLWTPYVINETVGILEGTHEITIATDPAGNVYAMWPAEDGLMRLAASKDKGKTWGPAHILSAPDVTLAGYPAIAAGDDGKLAFAYYGTTYEGGIDAKESIATEGTWNGYLGYVLDALSDDPLVVTTMVNDPNDPLVRGKCAWTRCPGVYDFMDIVIDAEGRPWAAFVDACTGKCATSEGEPNKVAPGAGFVAALSTGPALRGNGTLAALVPQTLDPATMQSPANAGPESDALAALLRR; from the coding sequence ATGCGCGGAAAGTCCCTCTCCATCGTCCTCGCTCTCGTGGCGACGAGCCTCCTTGCGGGCTGCATCGACCTTGCGAAGGAGCCCATTTCGACGGCCAACGTGATCGACGTCGGCCAGGTCAACACGGACCGCCTGTTCTTCCACAGGGGCCTTTCGCTGAGCCTGAGCGAGCTCGACCTGCCGCTCGTCGAGGCGCTGCGCAACTCGACCTCGCTGCCGTTCTACACGGGTCAGGACGGCGTCGAGCCGACGGTGGGCGTGACGAAGGACGGCACCCTCTTCGTGAGCGCCGGGACGTTCCGCAACAACAACCCGCTCGGCCTCCCCTGGACCCTCGTCATGAAGAGCGAGGACAAGGGCCTCACCTGGAAGAGCACGGGTCCGCGCCTCCCGAATGGCGACCCCAACCCCCCGATCACGTTCGACCCCTACGTGTACGTCGACCCCGCGACGGACCGCGTCTTCACCGTCGACCTCTACGCGCTCGCATGCAACTGGCTCTCGTACTCCGATGACAAGGGCCAGAGCTGGATCACGAACCCCATCGCGTGCGGCGACCCGCTCGTGGTGGACCACCAGACGATCGTCGCGGGCAAGCCGAAGATCACCCCCGTGACCCCGGCGTACCCGAACCTCCTCTACATCTGCATCAACCACGTCTACAAGTCGAGCTGCGCGCGCTCGATCGACGGCGGCCTCTCATTCCACGAGCTGCCCCCGGCCTACTCGGGCGTCTCGCCCCCCGCGCCCGGAAGCGGCGAGCAGGCCAGCTTCTGCGGCGGCCTCCACGGCCACGTCAAGACCGGCCCCGACGGCACCGTGTACCTGCCGCGCGGCTACTGCGGCAAGGTCATGGTCGCCGTGAGCGAGACCGACGGTCTTCTCTGGACCCCGTACGTCATCAACGAGACCGTCGGCATCCTCGAGGGGACCCACGAGATCACGATCGCGACGGACCCCGCGGGCAACGTCTACGCGATGTGGCCCGCCGAGGACGGCCTCATGCGCCTCGCCGCGAGCAAGGACAAGGGCAAGACTTGGGGCCCCGCGCACATCCTGAGCGCGCCCGACGTGACGCTCGCGGGCTACCCGGCGATCGCCGCGGGAGACGACGGCAAGCTCGCGTTCGCCTACTACGGCACGACGTACGAGGGCGGCATCGATGCGAAGGAGTCCATCGCGACCGAGGGCACCTGGAACGGCTACCTCGGCTACGTCCTCGACGCGCTCTCGGACGACCCGCTCGTCGTCACGACGATGGTGAACGACCCGAACGACCCGCTCGTCCGCGGCAAGTGCGCGTGGACGCGCTGTCCAGGCGTCTACGACTTCATGGACATCGTCATCGACGCGGAGGGCCGCCCCTGGGCCGCCTTCGTCGACGCCTGCACGGGCAAATGCGCGACGTCCGAGGGGGAGCCGAACAAGGTCGCTCCGGGCGCGGGCTTCGTGGCCGCGCTCTCGACCGGCCCGGCGCTCCGCGGCAACGGGACGCTCGCCGCGCTCGTCCCGCAGACGCTCGACCCCGCGACGATGCAGTCCCCCGCGAACGCGGGACCCGAGTCGGACGCCCTCGCGGCCCTCCTCCGGCGCTGA
- a CDS encoding SDR family NAD(P)-dependent oxidoreductase, translating to MGLAGKRAFVTGASSGIGLATARRLAGDGASLVLVARRAHRLEDVAKAIASEHGVSVETLVLDVADPTAVAHAAEARPGAFRNVDVLVNNAGLARGVDPVQVGRPEDWDEMIDTNVKGLLRVTRAILPDMLARRSGHVVNLGSTAGHWVYRGGAVYCATKFAVRAITEALRLDVHGSGVRVTSVDPGLVETEFSEVRFSGDVERAKAVYAGMTPLTPDDVADAIHYAVTRPGHVNVQDIVLMPVDQASVRDVHRRG from the coding sequence ATGGGCCTCGCGGGCAAGCGCGCCTTCGTGACGGGCGCGTCGAGCGGCATCGGTCTTGCGACGGCGCGGCGTCTCGCCGGGGACGGCGCGTCGCTCGTCCTCGTCGCGCGCCGCGCGCACCGCCTGGAGGACGTCGCGAAGGCGATCGCTTCGGAGCACGGCGTCTCCGTCGAGACGCTCGTCCTCGACGTCGCGGACCCGACGGCCGTCGCGCACGCTGCGGAGGCGCGCCCGGGCGCGTTCCGGAACGTGGACGTCCTCGTGAACAACGCGGGCCTCGCGCGCGGGGTCGACCCCGTGCAGGTGGGCCGCCCCGAGGACTGGGACGAGATGATCGACACGAACGTGAAAGGGCTCCTCCGCGTGACGCGCGCGATCCTCCCGGACATGCTCGCGCGGCGATCGGGCCACGTCGTGAACCTCGGTTCGACGGCCGGCCATTGGGTCTACCGCGGCGGCGCCGTCTACTGCGCGACCAAGTTCGCGGTGCGCGCGATCACGGAGGCGCTGCGGCTCGACGTCCACGGATCCGGCGTCCGCGTGACGAGCGTGGATCCCGGCCTCGTGGAGACCGAGTTCAGCGAGGTCCGGTTCTCGGGCGACGTGGAGCGGGCGAAGGCCGTCTACGCGGGCATGACTCCGCTCACGCCGGACGACGTCGCGGACGCGATCCATTACGCTGTGACCCGCCCCGGTCACGTGAACGTCCAGGACATCGTGCTCATGCCCGTGGATCAGGCGAGCGTCCGCGACGTGCACCGCCGCGGGTGA